The genomic DNA GGCTGGCGTTTGTCACATACCCTACGCAGATTTGTAAACTTCAATCTTGTTTTAAAAAGTTAACTGCGTTGATGAGCCAATCCGTATGGTAGTATGTTTTAGTAAACTGTTCACGTAACGTCCCGTTTAGATGCCCGTGAAAACACTGACGTCAAAGTCACCTAAAAAGCTTCACGAGGATATGGGTATGGCGATATTTGAAAAATTGAAAAAGTGTCTAGCCTTGTCTCGCTTAAAGTAAAACTATTGCAGTTCTCCGGATTGTCAGACAGCAAGAATGCACCAAGGTCCAAAAAGATGGAGGAGAAAGCATTAGAAGTATACGGTAAATTGGTTTATTTGCATCTTGAAACAGCGAGAGCGCTAGTTAGCTGTTTTCTAGTCTGCGTGCTAGCATGGCTAGTGGCCAATACTCTAGGGCTTTAGTTTTTGAGATACCCTTACCCGAGGTAACCCAATATTGGAAACTGATATTGCAAAAATGTGGAATACGAGCAGTCAATTGTCTGCCCTACATACATGTAATTGATTACAtttaaacaaaaaatatatacgtTTTTGCACTCCCATTCAGGTGGGTTAATCCTATATGAAGATAACACCCCAGTCGCTGAAGGGCCCAACATTTGTATTAGTTACCTCTAACTACTGTGCTGTATTTGACCCATTTACAAGGATACTTTTCAAAAGCTTCCAACCAGGTGAAATGGAGATGTAAAACCACATAATGTGAAGTCACTGACCCCCCATGCTACATTCATTAGAATTCCAGGTCTAATTTGCAATACCTTCCTATCCATATGAGCTACAGCTCTACAGACGAGGGCAGTGGGTTCCTTCACGTCTCAGATTAAAGCTacaccattttattttttattcatccCCTTTGATTCTCTGCAAATATTTGTCCTATTGCAGCTTTAGATATTAATTAACGTACTGATCACATTTTCAATAGCCTCCTATCCACATGACATATACCTGTAAAACCACTTGATATTTGGTCACTGACCTCCCTCCTGTACTATGTGTAACTGGTGTGAAATggatagctagttagcggtgcgcgctagtagcgtttcaaccggtgacgtcactcgctctgagaccttgaagtagttgttccCCTTGCTCTGCAAGAGCTTCGGAACCCACCATACTTGTCTGAAGATCTGTAGCTCATATGGACAGTGAGCTATTGAAAATTAGACGTCATAGGAAATATACATGTTAAATGAAAAACTGGATTTCTATGGAggagggaggtcagtgacctATCATCAAGTGGTTTTAGATGTCATTTGGACTGGAAGCTATTACAATTTTGATCTGTAGGTGAATTAATAACCAAATAATCAAAGTTGAGGAATAAATAAAGTTTTTCTGTAAACACCTGGTTCGGCTGATTTCACTTTTAAGATGGTCCCTTGGCCATGAGTGCATAATATTCCCCCCATTGAAACCAACTTAAAGTCACTTTTTGAAAAAGGAACAGAGAAAAAAAAAGGCTGTACCTTGCTCTCTATCGTCTTCTGATTCTAGACATATCATCCTAATCATCATAGGACCTTCCGTCGAAGAGGTATTGACGCGTAAACGTCCAATATCCAAACATAACATATATTTATGATGAATGTAAACTTCACTTTTTGGTAGCTGTTCAATATGCAACTTTCCAAGGCAAATTTGCTCTCATTCAGTGCTATAGGGACATGGTCCTGCGTGACAAAAATACaggtcacatacagtgcattcggaaagtattcagaccccttcactttttctacatttttgttacgttacagccttattctaaaattgattaaaaacttttaaaaaatcctcagttggtagagcatggcgcttgcaacgccagggttgtgggttcgtttcccacgggtggccagtatgaaaatgtatgcactcactaactgtaagtcgctctggataagagcgtctgctaaatgactaaaatgtaaatcaatctacacacaataccccataatgacaaagtgaaaacaggtttttagaacattttgcaaatgtataaaaaattaacggaataccttatttacataagtattcagaccctttgctatgagactcgatattgagctcaggtgcatcctgtttccattgatcatccttgagatgtttctacaacttgattggacatgatttggaaaggcacacacctgtctatataatgtcccacagttgacagtgcatgtcagagcaaaaaccaagccataggTCAAAttaattatccgtagagctcagagacaggattgtgtcgaggcacagatctggggaagggtaccaaaacatttctgcagcattgaaggtccccaagaacacaatggcctccatcattcttaaatggaagcggtttggaactaccaagactcttcctagagctggccgcccatccaaactgagcaatcgggggagaagggccatggtcagggaagtgaccatgaacccgatggtcactctgacagagttccagagttcctctgtggagatgggagaatcttccagaaggacaaccatctctgcagcactccaccaatcaggcctttatggtagagtgtccagacggaagccactcctcagtaaaaggcacatgacagcccgattggagtttgagaaatgagaaataagattctctgttttgatgaaaccaagagtgaactctttggcctgaatgccaagtgtcacgtctggaggaaaccaggcaccgctcatcacctggccaataccatccctacggtgaagcatggtgatggtagcatcatgctgtggggatttcagcgacagggactgggagtctagtcaggatcgagagaaagataaacggagcaaagtacagagagatccttgttgaaaacctgctccagagcgctcaggacctcagactggggcgaaagttcaccttccaacaggacaatgaccctaagcacacagccaagacaatggaggagtggcttcgggacaagtctctgaatgtccttcagttgcccagccagatcccagacttgaacccgatcgaacatctctggagagacctgaaaatagctgtgcagcaacgctccccatccaacctgacagcttgagaggatctgcagagaataatgggagaaactccccaaatacaggtgtgccaagcttgtagtgtcatacccaagaagtctcaaggctgtaatttctgccaaaggtgcttaaacaaagtactgagtaaagggtctgaatacttatgtaaatgtgatatttcagttttttattttgaatacatttgcaaacatttctaaaaacctgtttttgctttgtcagtatggagtattgtgggtagattgagggggggaacaatttaatccatttcagaataaggctgtaacgtaacaaaatgtgggaaaagtgaaggggtcatGTGAAAATGGCACATTTTCTGTTTTGTAATAAAAAAGACAGAGGAAGATAAGTGATGACATCATCTGTGTGCACCATGTGATTTTAcccaattatgagtaggcattgcctactaattggttgataaTGCCATTGGAAACACTTAACTTCCTCCGTCTTTTTTAATACAAAACAGAAAatgtgccattttcacatatgttgatgttggggtggtgctggagatgaatatgaagttgaaaaatTGTGAAAGTTTCCGTTAAGGGGGTGTATCACAATAACTATCAATTTAACCTCTTTTGCTGTAAAATATTTTTACATAACCATCCATTTCCTATATGTGAGACCTTAGAGATATAGAAAAACATGATTGTGCTTTGTTATTCCTCGGTTTGGGACATCTCAACATTTTGGTGGACTTGCCACTAGCCTAAACACTatttctagcctggtcccagatcagtttgtgtgCTGACAACTCCTGGTCATTGTCACGCCTACAtggcaagacggcacaaacagatctgggaccggcCAGGCTGCAATTGCTTTACAATGTCATATTTTGTAAatcatctcctgagtggcgcagtggtctaaggcactgctttgcagtgctagctgtgccactagagatcctggttcgaatccaggctctgtcgcagccggccgcgaccgggagactcatgggcagcgcacaattggcccagcgttgtccagggtaggggagggaatggccggcagggatgtagctcagttgatagagcatggcgtttgcaacgccagggttgtgggttcgattcccacgggggaccagtataaaaaataaaataaaaatatgtattcactaactgtaagtcgctctggataagagcgtctgctaaattactaaaatgtaaatatttcctCTGATAAGGAAACAATCAGACTACTGTAAACTTCAACTGATAACTAGCTAGTTGTCCGTATAGCCATCTGAAACGGTTAACATTTATAAGTGACATGCTTGTTTTCACCTCAACATAATCCCTATTTCTTTCCCCAGATGTTATTCGCACGATTCGAGACCCTGAGAAGCCTAACACGTTGGAGGAACTGGATGTTGTGACGGAGAAATGTGTTGAGGTCCAAGATCTTGGAGAGGACGAATACCTCATCATTATCAAGTTCTCCCCAACTGTCCCCCACTGCTCTCTGGCTACACTAATCGGTGTGTCTCTCTCAACTGATAAGAAACAACAACTCATAACTCACATGAACAGCAAGAGATATTCAGCCTCTTACTGATATAACAGTTTATGTGACAACACTACAGTGGCATtctcatagcctggtcccagatctgtttgtgctcttgacaactccattgatgtcattgtcaagccaaacatgacAACGAGTGACAAGGAATTGGCATGACAGCACAAGCAGACTGGCTCTCAGGCTACCATTCTTATAGAGATACAACTACTGTATTTCTATGACATTCTTGTCTACCTCAAAGCTGGCAGCGTGGGCACAGAATGTCAAGAGTCCATGCAGCCCCCTTTTCCTATCTTTTTAATGAATAGGGGCGTTTTGAAATGCCATGATAAAGCTGCATGCCAAGTTTTCAAGGGGCAATATATTTGAAGCCATTGTGGCACCCGTGGCCTTCGAAGGATAAGCTGTATGGAGCACAAGCAGGCGTGTCTCCAACCCTCCTACAGCAGATTAGTGCTTGAATGCCTCTGTGAAATGCATTTCCTTCCACAATTTTCAGTTTCTACTTCCACAAGGTTGTCAAGGTGTTCTGACTTAATGTTGCATTGGTCTACTTAGGCCTAAATTCAATAAGATCATGTGTTAACCGGCGATAGCTGACACCCGCCTAGCTGATGTTTTGGTGCTGTAAttgcgttggagctgtcaaatcggtgagcagttGCTCTTGTTCactgtcacgaagccacacctgTCCCACTCGCATTAaagttcagaatgagaaagtgGAGGCTATATATAAACTTCATGATGCTCAAATTTAACATTTCACATTCCCGTGTTCGAACTCTTACATAATAGAGCTACTTTATGTCTACACATGTTCCCAACCAACTCTGAAGGGGGCTTATGTTACTGTCAGTCTCATGAAAAAAGCACTCTTTTCAGTTCTGCTCTTTTTTACATGGTCTTCTTCCCATTAGGCCAATTTTCTTCCTGTGAGTGGTGTGTTGCTCTGATGTTTTATGAATGCGTTTACAAATTGCCTACTTCAGAGATCAATGTCAATGATTCTGTACCTTGTATGTTTCAGGCCTGTGCTTACAAGTTAAACTGCAGAGATGCTTGCCGTTTAAACACAAGGTAAGCAGCTGTGGCATTACGCCCGTCAGAAGAAGACAGTTTTATCATAACGCCGATCCGTAAAGCAATGTTTATGCAGAAAATGTTTGTGTGTTTAATAAGAACACATTCTTTCATCCAATTATTTATTCTGCCCAATTTTCCTGTCTTCAAAACCTTTGTTGACAGGGTGCTTTGTGTCTTACTTTTTTTCGAGGGTCGTCTCTGAAGCCAATAATGAAATGGAAAACAGTGTTGTGATTTATTTTCCCCTTTGTGCTGCCCTGGTTAAAAATGAGGTGCCTCTGGTACTGAGCCAGCTTTATGAAAATGCATGGTGTGGTTGTTTACTGTCCCCGGCCATAACCTCCAGCCCTTCTTCCTGATTTAGACCGGTCTGTGGGAATACACACACAGTTCCCCCCCAACTTAATGTAAATTAAATGCTTATTTTTTGTTCTTTTAAAGTTTAACTATATTTTCTTCTTCCACAGTTGGAAATTTACATTTCTGAAGGAACTCATTCTACTGAGGAAGATAGTAAGTATTATTACTTACAACACCACCTTATCCACATCTCCAGCAAATGTATTTTGAATTAAATAGAAATGTCAGACATGGGCTAGATTTGTATCTCCACCGGAAAAGCCCAACTAGAATTAGTTTTATGAAACGAAGGTAATTCGGTGAACCATTATCCCCTATTGGTCACATTTTACAGACCTTCAGGTTTTAGCTCAGTGGGATAACACAACTTGTGGCGTGCAGATGACCTGGGTTCAAACCCAGTTGGTCACATTTATGCAGTTTGACAATAGAAGGAAACTTATTGTGGTTTTATCCATTTCCCtctagttaacaaacagatcaacgacaaggagagagtagcagctgctATGGAGAACCCCAACCTGCGGGAGATCGTGGAGCAGTGTGTTACTGAACCTGATGACTGAGCCAAGGGACTGACTTCTCAGGACTTTAGTATTAATTAGCCAACGAATGGAAACATTTTGCtattgtgtgccctaatgaatacgacccagccATCAGCTTAAAATCCTAGTCATCATGgagtgtgttttgtgttttataAAAGTGCCTGAGGAGGCTATGTCGGAGATGAATTGAGCTGAACTGTTCAAATTTCAGCTCAGGGTAGTTGGAAAATGTGAGAACTAACTGGGACGCTTTTAGACTTCTGAACAACATCCCTCGAGAACAATCACCCCAGAATGGACACCAGCGGATATGGCTTTCTGTCATGTTTGTTAGGTTGATCTTTTTCTAACATCATGATTAAGATGGAGGCTCAGCTGGAAGATCTTTGAGACGTGAGAACTGGGCCAGGGGAAACAGGAAACAACTTCCTGTCACAGTTGGGAAcatcagggttgtgttcattgggcaccaaatggaagaaaacgcactgaaacagggagggactacctgaacttgttcaATTAGACATACTCGTTTtaattttccattgcaaaacattttggtgtCTCCTAATGAACaagacctacagtgccttcagaacgtattcacaccccttgacattttccacattttgttgtgttacggcctgaatttaaaatggtttTAATTgagttttttgtcactggcctacacacaataccccataaagtcaaagtggaattatggttttctaaatttttacaaatagatgaaaagctaaaatgtcttgagtcaataagtattcaaccactttgttatggcaagcctaaataaccttaaaatattccaaaatatgcatgCTATTTGCAAcatggcactaaagtaatactgcaaaaaagttGGTAAAGTaatttaactttttgtcctgaatacgaagtgttatgtttgggcaaatccaatacaacacattactgagtaccactcaccatattttcaagcatagtggtggctgcatcatgctatgggtatgcttgtaatcattaaggacttgcaagtttttcaggataaaaaataaacggtaTGGAACTAAGCACGggctaaatcctagaggaaaacttagttcattctgctttccaccagacactgggaggtgaatttacctttcagcaggacaataacctaaaacacaaggccaaatctacactggagttgcttaccaagaagacagtgaatgttcctgattatacaacgggtgggtctaatcctgaatgctgatgggttaaaaccgcattccagccggtgtctgtTCCACAAGTTGCCACCGGCTAAATTTATGACGTTAAAATTTCTATTTACTCTGTtgcatctgactgcgcaatccactgtctcatcagcccagccaggcaacttATAAACGttatctccactataaaaagcatctagacattatctcacatttcttttagactaacatttagttttcaacagcggtgATTTGTAAAAACCTTGCTGTCTTTCTCGCCGACATCTGCAACATTGTTAatatattcaaattcgatctcctgctgtgccatagtaatgaacgtgtcgggatgag from Coregonus clupeaformis isolate EN_2021a chromosome 11, ASM2061545v1, whole genome shotgun sequence includes the following:
- the LOC121555283 gene encoding cytosolic iron-sulfur assembly component 2A, whose translation is MEEKALEVYDVIRTIRDPEKPNTLEELDVVTEKCVEVQDLGEDEYLIIIKFSPTVPHCSLATLIGLCLQVKLQRCLPFKHKLEIYISEGTHSTEEDINKQINDKERVAAAMENPNLREIVEQCVTEPDD